CCGTCTCTGACGTGGCCGCGCGCGCCGGCGTGCCCGTGACGTCACCGCGATggcgggggaggcggcggcgctgctggcggcggcgcgggcggagCTGCGGGCGCGGCGGCTCTCGGCGGCCGAGGAGCTCTTCAGCCGCTTCATcgcccgcagccccgcggggTAACgccggggccgggagcggggcgggcgcgccgggccgggccccgctaACGCCGCTCCCTCTGTCCCCGCAGTGCCAGCAGCGACCTCGCCACGGCGCTCAACGACCGCGGGCAGGTGCGGTACCTGCGAGTGGAGTTCGCCGCCGCCGTGCGGGACTTCACGGCCGCCATCGAGTGCCAACCCGGCTTCGAGGTGCCCTACTACAACCGCGGGCTGGTGCGCTACCGGCTGGGTACGACCCGGGCACGGCAGGGCCGGGCAGCCCCGGGTCACGGGCGGGGCGAGGGCGGGCATCGCTGCGGGACCGGCGCCGCACGCGGTGCCAGCAGTGACAGCGCCTGCTTGCCCCCCGTGTGCGCTTACACCCCTCTTGCAGGCTATGCTGCTGTCATTCGAAACGCTGCTCCCTGGAGAATGGGAGGAAAGGTGTAGTTGACTTGTGGAGAAATTTGCACTAGAGTGAAACAAGCCAGTTCCAAATACTGCCATTAAACCTGAGCTAAAGCATCTCCCAAGCACCTGTAGCACAGCCTTCTCGATTTCCAGTGGGCTGCCGGCCACCTCTGGGGAATTTCCTGCCCCGTTTTTGGTGATGCCATCCCAAAATTACAGCCCAGTGCCTTCTGTTAGAGCTTGGCCGTTGCAGAGGTCGAGGCACTGGAGAATGGAGCCGGGCCATGGGCACCCGCTGGaagctctgtgcctgtgtgccAGCTTTAGGGCAGCCTCATTATTGGTGTGTGCCTTTTGTCTCCTCCTCTTGGGAACAAACTGGCTGAACTGAGCCTTAAGTGCATTTGAGTCCATTCTTGATGTGAAACTCTGACTCCCAGTTGGGCCTGTGGAGAATCCAAATGCCATGGGTccaggaagcagctgctgctttgtgggTGAAAGAAAGTATTGGAGGTGTTCTTGAGTTGTCAGAGGTTTGTGAGCGTGAGCAGTTACAGAAAgataattttacttttctttttttttttttttttcttttttgggacAGGAGACTTTGATGAGGCCTTGAAAGATTTCAGGAAAGTATTAGAGTTAAACCCCCAATTTGAAGATGCTGCATTGAGTCTAAAACAGGCTATGCttgataaagaagaaaaagagaagcgGGGTTATTGAAAATTCAGGTTGTGATGTGATGTGAAAATATTTCGCTAAACATGTGATTTTTGTCATTGATGGGTGAAACACAAGATCATTTACATCTCTTACGTCCTGCTGAAGAACTTCATTCTTAGGTAAATAAGTTAAAAATTTATTATGATTGCAAAATAATCcggatttgggatttttattctTGAGGGAAGGTGTAATGTTGATCTCTGTGAGACACATGTACAGATTTTGTACAGAAATGCTTTGTAATTCTGTTATAAATGTACTGTCCAgattaattgaaaataaaaatgaacatgTACTTTTTATCTCATGATTGTCTGAAGAGTTTACCATAGAAAATATTCACAGGAGGAACTGTGGCTTTCTCTTCCTTATTAAAGAGATCATTTCCCTGAAAAATGCAGCGTGAAATCCATCTGATGGAGCTGGCTGTGAACACCCAGGCAGCTTCATTTCTCACAGGGTAGGAGGGACCATTACTGAAATCTGTAAATCATCAGCAAGGAACACCCTTCCAAATTCATAGCAACACAATTTCTAATAAAAGAAATACTCTCTGATTGCTGAAATGAGCAttaggattttgtttttttaaattatgccagtgacatttctgcttcttgtgGCAAGTTCCTCCATGCACGAGCTGGGAGCTTGCAGAAGCACAGGGCTCACTGAACATGGTGGGACCACTGGGGCGAGTGGTGAGAGCAGACTGGAGCCTCTGGACATCCTTCCCAGCAGCCTCACCAAAATCACTTTCTGTGTGGGGATGAAACTGCAGCAGCCACAATGAGTAAATTTGAAACAGGGCTGAGAGAATGCTGCATTTACCTCTCATGCTCTTGACATTTGACTGCAGCCATTTGAAGTTACAGAAATAAGATATGTAGTACCAGGATGTGACCATTCACAGTTTGAGAAATAGGCAATgcccatttttccccctcagaaGTCTTCATTTTGGACTTGATATGTTAAGCACATGCTTTGCTACCATTTATCTGGGTGTTCTGTCTCTAAAACACAGATTATTCAATGACTTGATACACTTAATGCCACCTCAGTCTTAAAAAATCCTACCAACTCTTGACTGATGGTGAGAAGGTGAGCTAGAACTAGACATGTTCTTGAGTGACCTTGCCAAGATAATTAAAAAAGCAGTAATGAACAATTGGATGTGACTTAGGAAGTTTTACTGTGAGAAGAGAGATCACAGATGTGATTCTGCACAGAACACTTAAAATGACAGGATATAGATCAAAATACTAACAGTGAACAAGcattttagaaaacaaagaTGCTAGAGATAATATTCCAGCTTGTGTTGTTTTGTGACTGTTGCTTAATTACTTCTCATGCAattgctggcacagaaatagtgcacagggctggggagcaaTTGCCAATTCTCCACAGTATTTCCTTGTTTCTCCTGTGAAAGGATGAACTGTCATCATGCATTTCAGCTTAATCTGGAATTCTTTCAAGGTAATTTTGGCCAGTAGGGTtttcacattttcctctttcacaTGCACACAAGTCACTTAGCTCTCTGGCTTTCAGGTTTTCAGCCTGAAATTATTAAACAGCCCTGCTCGTTTCAACTGAGGTAGAGTtagttttcttcacagtggctggaatggggctgtgttttggatttgtgctgaacacagggctgataatatggaaatgtttttgttattgctgagcagggctcacacagagctgaggccttttctgatttttgtaCTGCCATGGTGGGGAGGAAGTTGGGGATGCCTGGGAGcatgggaggagacacagccaggacaggtgattAGGGCATAATGTTCagtatataaaatgtataaaaaacccccaaaacttgAAGAGGAGGATGTATTTAGTAACTCCCCTTGTCCTGCAAAGTTTCCTGTTATAAAAGTTTAAGAATTAAAAGCCTAATGGAGGGTAATAAAATTCTTTTGTGTAATGTTTTGTGAAATTCAGGCAACATCTCAGCCTGTAAAAGGAGCAGGGTTGTGTGCTTTGGGTGCTTTGCAATGTGAGGTGCTGCAGCTTTATACCTTCACTGGGCTTTAGGGGTTGTCTCTGCATGAGAATTCCACACCTCTGTGGAGCTCCTGGGTCAGTCCTGCCCATTCCACTGCCCTTGTCAAAGTCATGGGGTTGCACCAGTAAGTCACACAGATGGTTGCTGCTAATGCACTGTGACTCTCTTTACTCTGgccagaaatatttcaggtgtGGATAAttctcagctgctttcccaaGGTTTCCTACCTATAAACCTCCTCTCCCAAACCCTTGACTTTCCTTCCACAGCCATCACTGGCAGTCCCTCTGCTTGGCTTGTTCCCTGTAGGCAGGGTTAATTTGGCAATGAGTAACTGTTCTCACCTGATGATTTACCTCTAAACTTAGGAAAAACCCTGTGAATTCCATGGTGCATTACAGAATCTCAAAGAGTAACATCACTGCCTTACAGAACAAGGCAAAGAGTAACATCATCATCCTGTGCTTTTCCTAGGACTCCATTTGTCCTACTGAAACACGGGAGGAGTTGTTGTCACACAACTCTCAGTGCTGCAAGGcctttcccttgcttttgcagaAAGGTGGGGAAAGCTGACAGAATGCCAAGGTTAGCAGGGCACTGAGCAGTGTGACAAGGGTTTCATGCATATTTAGTGTGAGTGCAGCATGGGGAACAGGGAGAGCCTTTCCAATTGGAAAGCTGTGGCATGTTGAGGCCAAAGGGTTTGGTTGTCAGGTTGCCAGAATAAAGTCCCTCTTCCAGATGCCATCTGAGTGAGCAAGGGAGGTTTGGTCAGCATGGAAAGCCTGAAACTTCTGGGCTGTTGCAAGTGAGGGCTGCGCTGTGCGCTTCTCATCTAGTAGGTAACCTTGTTAAAAGTGACTGAGGAGAGAAAGGTGCACTATTCCACTTGTGTGGGGACTGAACACCTCTGTCTCAGTCAAACTCAGCTATGCAGGTCATGCTCTCTGTTGCCTGTCGGGattcagaaaagcaaaaccaatgTTCAAACCAAAGACTGCGAGCGGGAGGGTAATATCCAAAATTCTTTTATGTCAGCAGATGTTCATCTGCCTCATCCTTTTAACAGACATGGGCTGGATCAGTGAAACAGATTTGACCCCAGCCTATGGCTTTCATGCAGAATGGAAGGTCTGGTTGCTCTGTATGAAAACAGTGCTGAGAGATCTGGTCAGGTTGGAGGCCTCACTTCCAGCATGTTGTGAGCATTTGAGCTGAACACTGGTCTGTTTCCTAAGATTATTTCCAGGACTCTCCTTGTAGGATCCCTTTAGTGCATGAGCAGGGAGGGATTGGATTGGAAGCAGTCCAGAGCATTGCTTCCTACAGCTCCTGGTGATCAGTTCTTTTATCACTTGTGTTTGTGCTGTACAAGAAGCATGTGAAATGGGCCTGAAGGATGATATCCTTGTCTCCCAGCAAGGAATAGctggtccagctgtgtcccagttCACAACAGTAGGTTTCAGCCTAACTCTGTTGCTATGGAAAAGGCTGATCAGTGCTTTCCAGGCTGGGGACTCCCCAGCATGGGGActcagttatttttaaagcatctgtctgtgcattaaaaataacttcTCTCCCAATTCCTTTTCTCCACTTTGGCTGAATAATGAAGGCTTGTTCAACTACAGTGGTGTGTCCAGAGTGCTTCCTGAAAGCTAATCCAAGGAACCATTTAAGCCAACAGGCCTGAAAATGCAATCTAGGACAGGAGTTAGGTGCTGAAGTTCCCTCTGCAACACCTGAGAGGTAGGAATAATCCCAGGAGAATGGAGTTGCAGAGCAGTACACCCGTGCAATAGCATGGCTGAATCATACCTTGGGAAAGACACCCTCAAAGGCAAACAAGGAATGCCTAACCCAAAACCACCATGAGCTTTGGTGTGAAAATCATCATCTACACCATGAACAGCTACCAAGGTGGGAGAAAGAGACCAAGAATTGGAATTGCTCTGGCTTGTCTTTGGGAAGGGGGAAACCTGAAATCCCTGTTGAAATGGGTATGCACATCTGTCTCTTCTTTTCCATCTCCCTCCCAGTGTATGTGGAAAAGTCTCCTCATCTGTCAGGTGGTGGGGGAAGGGTATGGAATGCTCCTGTACCTCTTCCTGGTTTTCCGGGCAAAAGGGGAGGATCTGGGATAGCCCACTTACTGCAGACAAGTTTATGTAAATATACTCTGCAAAGCTGCAAGACAAAGTGAACCTTAGTTACACCAGACCAGACCTGATGCTCCCCTGTGTGGCCTGAGAGTGCTGAGAGGAGCATTTGGTCATTATTATGTTCCCTTCATCCCAGTCTACAAATTTCTAGAGGGCTGCTTTTTAGATTAACAGAAAGGTACCCTAAAATTATaaatttgctgctgttgttaGAAACAGGGAGTGTGCTCTCCTGGCAGATGCAGTAACtagctgggctctgcagtgtgGGCTGTGGACAGCAGAGTGCACTGCTCATGCAGCAGatgaaggcagcagcacccaggcagctgctgggggtgctggggccACAGCACCCTCCCGTTCCTTTTCACTGATCTTACTCCTTCAGCAGGTACAGCCTTAAGAGGGCATTTATTCAGCAATCATCTCAGGCAGGACTGCATCTTTTGGGAAGTGGGCCAGGTGTGTGCACTgaccagccaggctgggaatgcaggggctgcaggagctgggaaaccCTCTGGAGAGCACACATAGTGTGCCATCAGCACGAGTGTGCCATCTGCCCcctctcactgctgctgaaCATCTACATGTGCTGCTGCCACATCTGCAGGTACACTGTAGGCACATCCTGAGGGTGATTACAGCTGGTCATGTGGCAGGTTTGATctctaaaaaataataattaaaaaaaagctttctgtgtgcacagaaacaaaaaataagagGTGTCATTTTTGCTCATACTACAGTATCCATCTGCTCACATTTAGTTAGCTTTTTCCATACAGGGGCAGATGAGAGAAAATGAGGAACTAACAGGTTTCCAGGAAGGTCAGGTTCATGTCATGATACAAAGCTCTGCATTAGTGGAAAGAAGTGTGTGCCCTGGTGTTGCATGCTGGAGGGGCACTGGCAGTGACTGCTTGGCTCTTTGTTGGTACAGCAGATGATTGCTGTTGCACATTAGCAAGCAGATGTTCTGTGCTTACATTGCTCTGGTGCATTTTTATTTGACTTTTCAGATTTGCACTTTACATTCAGATGGGAGAATTGGCAGCTACTTTATGAAGTATGACAAGAAGCAGCCATAATTAGGGCTGGAATAATTTTAGTGATCTGCAAGTCCATATTTGAGCATCTGGAAGAAACACAAAGTGTTATTTTGCAGCCTTGGGTCGTTTTCTGCTAAGTTTTCTTCTGTAGTCACGTCAGAGAGGCAACAGGTTGCAAGATTTACTGATGCTGTCAGCAGACTCAAGAACTTTCCAGTGCTGTCCCACCATCTGGTCTTTAAACTTCATGCAAATAGTTCTGGTGGTTCCTGGAAGCAGTAGCTCCTGTGTCCAGTGGCACCATTTGGAAAGCAGCCAACACAGCAGAGCCTTCAGGTGCTGTTggagacacacacagaggctgAAGTGAGGAGTGATGCTGGAACTTCAGCAGCTCTGGTTGTCCAAGGGTGGATGAAGCTATAGGAGAAACCCTGCTCTTTGGAGGATTTGAACCATTCAAAAGCATTTGGAATATTGCAGCGTGCCTTAGTGCCTTAGTGTTTGTTTCTAAAATTTGGATCTGTTTTCTCTCAGACTGGGGGCAGTCCTGTTGAAAACCTGCTGAAATAATACCTGGCTCCAAAACTGCCTGCTATGGCCCAAGTCCAgcatgccctgctctgctgctggcatctgctccagagccacacCAGCTGTGTTTGGCTTGGCAGGGAGctctccttcttccctctctcATGGGCTCAAGCTGAGACCATGGGACTGCAAACCACGTCCATTCCCTGTTCTTGTCTcagaacttttatttttgaGGTTCTCAAGGACAGGCTCTGCATTGCTGGTGTCACAAAGCATGGTAACCTGTCGGGGTGAGTACACAGGGCCTGGTGTTCTTACCAAATCCAGTTTCTCTGTGTCATCTTCGATCTGGAGCAACAATCCATACTGGTCCAGCAAGTACATAGCCCTGGAGACTGTCAGAAGGGTGACCTGGAAAGCCTGAGAAGGATACACAGTGTGTTTGTGTAGTTTTTAAAGAATACCTACATGCTTAAAGCTGACATCAACGTTCACAGTCCATGCTCGAGGCATTTCAGATGCCAAAGTCAGAGCTCCTAAATCTCTGAGAAACATCAGGTCAGGGGTGCATCGCAATggtttctttcctccttttcaacCTACCCTTTCTCTCCCTGCTTGAGATGCACTGTcctctgcaggtgctgccaggtTGTGCGTTGGTAGGAGAGCACGCTGCCACCAAGCAGTGCACATACAcctgagaaggagaaaaagtgcCATTTGATCCCTGTCAAATCCCACTTTGCAGAGCATTATTTTGTCCTTGTCTTTTGCAGAAACTACATCTGATTAGACTTATTCTTCTCTGGACACCTCCTTGTGTCACCTTCTAGCTGAACCTGCCTTGAATTTAAAGTTGGTGTCAAGGAAGCCCTCAGGCAGTTTGGTAATTCGGAGGCTGAGACAGGAGAAGTTAAAACCTCACGTGCTGCAGAGTATCAAAACTAGACAGAAACTCAATCCggtgcctgctgcagctgcacacttAGGAAGCAGCACAAGCTAGAATTGCATCATGTTCATTTCTAGCAAGTTCAAGAGTTGAGGTGCCTATGAAAGGCTGAGTAAATAACAGTGCAGTTGCTtgagctgcccaggcagggtgaGCACACCATGGCTGGTATCAGTACACATCAGGACAGGCAGTTCACTCAGCTGGAGCAAAGCACCCTCAGGTGACTGTCCTGGgtttttctctgctctccttAGTCTGTAGAGGGGAACAGGATCTCAAACTTTAAGACCAAACCCACATGCCTCTGCTTCTCTGACCCCCGAGGAGATGGATGACTGGCTAGGACAGGAGACAACAGAGCTGTACTTTGTGTGGATATTGGGACACATaagttgatttttctctctAGACATTTTGAGCTGAAGTGATATGAATCTGAACTTATTCAAAGCCAGAATCACCgtttaaaaatcatttttacATACAACATTCTTTTGTTTAGTCCAGCCTGTCCAATCTCAAATTAGCTAGGTGGCAGAGGAGATTTAAGAAGAGAACAGAATTAAACCTGCACACAGGGTATTTGAGTTGAATGTGAGGTGCCTAATTAAGTCTGTGAAGTGCCTAAATCTATTTCTCGaggcacagagtcacagaatatcTCAGGTTAGAAGGGATCCATATGGATCAAGTCCAACTTCCTGCTCCTTGCTACCTCCAACTAAACCACATGACAAAGAGCATCATCCAGACTTCTAGGATAGGGTCCACGAGTTGGAGGTGAGCCTTTCACTCAATCCTACCTGTTCCAGTTGCTGTGCCAGGGTCCTTACTGCCAGCCTTTTAAAGTGAGGAGGGTGTCTCACCCGGGGGCTAACAGGCACCGGGCAGAACTCTGCAGCAAACTCCCTGCCATTAATCTCACACCTATTTGAGAGAAAGAACAACAGATATAAATAGAAATTAGGGCTTTGCTGATGAGTTAATTGGACAGTTAATACTACTTGCCCATCCACAGTGATGTTCCATCTTGGGTTGCTGTTGAAGTCTGGAGATGAGGCTACCCAGCAGTTTTCCAGGTATAACTCAACACTGGGGCTCTTGTCCTGCAGCTCCACCTCAAGGAACACAGACTCCATGGGTTGTTTGAGTATTGCCGTGCTGGGCCCATAGAACTCCATGAAGGATTCATCTTGAGAAAATGTCaggtggttttgttgttgtttaatattatttaaactAAAACATACTTGGAAATTATCTGATTTCCATAGCAGGAGATTTACCTTTGGACACTCTTGAAACTACATTCAGAGCTTGTCTTACCCTCCTGTaagctgcagagaaggaaattcTAGTGAGGTTCTTTAGGCAAAAGTAAGGCATGTCTTAACAAGGGAACTTAGGATTGAAAGAGTTAGAGAGGTTTAAAAATGGAGGAAGAGAATTGCACACCTGCAGTATTTGAACGTGGAAACATCGTCCCAGAGCCAAAGGGAGGGGATGTGGCTGGGTCCCTGGAGAAGGCACCAAGCACTAGGGTCTCTTTGGCTTGGTAGTAGCACAAGACTGTTAGTCTAGAATAGAAGAAACAGCAATTGTTGTGTTCACATCTATTTCCCAGCAGCTGTACAGAAGTGAGCAGtgtcagccagcagcagctcctacCTGTAGTCTGGATCTCTTGTGATTGTTGGTATGCTCTGTCTTGGAAGAGTCTCTTTCTCATAAGAGATTTCATTCTCATAAATAATGTGGTCACCTTCAAACTGTGCATATGGGAAGCTCATTGTAAATTGACTCTtctcaggagctggggcaggggaccAAGGGAGAAAatgcaggagaggcagagagtTCCAGCAGGTGTATCTGCTCTGGACATGGACTTACCCTTACAGAAGTGCCACAGGTAGTGACATGGAACTTGAAGAAGGCATGGGCTTCATTATACTCCTTAGGCTTGCAGGAGCTGTCCCTTAGCTTGGTTTTACTCATGTCAATGGCAGGAACTGTCTTCATTTGGGCAGATACCATTATGGTACCATCTGGGTGGCATACTGAGAAAGGCAGAAAGTTAGTTTGAGATCAAGAAAGAATCACACGTTTTTGTTGATTGATCAGTGCATAACTTACTTATAAATGCTGAAGAATTAAAACTGCAGCTAATGGAGAACATCTGTAAGGTCTCCATAGTTCTCACTTTCCTTAGGGCAACATCAAACCTTGCTTTGATTTTCTGAAAGGACACTTCCTGCAAAGGAGGAGATGGAAGAGATCTGTTATCTCTTTTACATCATCCACGTGTACCAAGCTTTGCTCCATAGCCTGTGCCACTTGAATATTAACAAGTGACAAGAGATAAGTCAGTGTGAAGGCTCAAGCCTGAAGCAACATGAGGGCAGAACTACAAGTACAAGTTTTCTTGTATGAATTTATCAGTCACTGTCACAGAGATAAATTTGGGCTGATTATTGTGGAATAGTTCAAATTATCACAGTATCAATTTCCCCCTGCCATGTCTTAAAATTTCAgcaaaatttcctttaaaagagCTTCTTTCATAAAAGCTATATTGAAATGTTAtttctggctcagtgcagaTGTGACATTTTGCCTCATCTTACTAAAAACACTGAGGAGTTTGTTTTTGAAGACTTGGTGCATATCTTTTAGAGACAAATGGGGACTGCAGATTGCACAATACATGGCATTACCATAACGGTCCATGTCTAATGCCTCTTATCCTACTTGCTCTGTCTCAGAGTCCTTCCCTCTGGAGGTTTTCCAATATGTGCAATACCTCAGCACTACAGGCTGTGACTGCAGGACTCTGGGAGCAAACAGTCCTATGCGCTTTAGAAAAGGCATTGCTGAACAGCTCTTGTACCTCATAGATGAGTCCCCCAGCAAACAGAGGTATTTGCAGGATCAGGTGTGTGGAGTTGGTGGCTGCAAGGTACCCATTGGTGAGGGCAAGGTGCCGGTTCAGGAGCTTGTTACCAAGGTACAGGTCCCAGTACTGGTGCAAGCCAAAAGTGGGCAGGGTCAGATACAGGTTATCTTCATCACAGGAACCAACTGCTTCTGGAACTACTGTGGGAAGAAGGTGGGATGAAGAGTTAGCAATGAAGGAAGGTTTGATGGTGAGGTTTGGCCCAGGCAGGGATTTCTGTCACAGGTAGGAAACCCCAGCAGCCTGTTATGTGCATGCTGGCACtgtctgcagggcttggctgtgTTGCAGGGGTGTACCAGATGACATCTGGTGGGATGGGGAGTCCTGCTTCAGCAGTGGCCTGCCAGCTTCCTTCCAGCACTGTTCCCTGTTTCAGTAAGGCAAGCTGAGCTATGtatgtaaatacattttttgatCTGCCTTCTTTGAGCTGAACCAAGAGCTATTTCAGAGACAAAATAGGACAGTGAGGAGACTGTCATCTTTGTGGCATGCAAAAAGCTAATAAATTTGAGAAAATACCAAACAGACCTCCTGACTGTTTCAGCAACCTGGTAAATACAGCTCTTAGTGGATGATTTCTCCTTATAGAAATACTGTCTTTGGAGATTAGAGCAATGTTTTTGAGTCATTTAAGTTCTGCCCTGGATGCAGAGGCAGAATTGTGTTTGAGGACAAACTGAAACTTGTAGCAATGTCTGAAAGTTTTGCCAGTAGATGTATGTTCACGTTCTGAGGCATCTTGTTCAGAGTTTGCAAGCCAACTTCTTCTACACACTTGTTTTATTGCTCTCAGTGTCTCGGGGGCAGACCGTCTTGCCAGCATGCAGAAGAGCTGCCATCAGCGGAGCAGCAACTTGGCTGTTAACAACAATGAGCTGTGGAGGGGTGGGGTTTTCCCCAAAGCTCTCACCCTCTCTCTGATGCTCTCACTGAATTCAGTGACAGCCATGCTGTTGATGCAAACCAGTTAATGTCAGGGGAAAGCTTACCAATATCAGCAATCACACACTCCACCTCTGCTGAGTGATAGTAGAGCATCATCTCCAGACCCACACTAAGGGTGTAGTTGACTAGGAGGgtgtattttgtttcatttctatTCACATactgaaagagagagaagagtaaggctgcagcagcttttggaaTAGGCAGGCATGTATATTCTGAACAACACTAAATAATTATTCCAAcaccctcctctcccctgcAAATAGCTCAGGCTCCAAAAGCATCGCTTCAGCTGGCCTAAAGCTATTCAGAAATCTGGCCTGGATTCAACTGCTCTTTCAGCCAAATATAAATGTTCTGcctttttcagaaaatgaagaCATTGAAAATGAACACAGTGGTGGTTCCTCTGTGGTAGCCCAATGGTGAAAGAACTCAGAGGGAGATCCAGGTCCAAATCCTTATTCTTCTTTACTCAGAGTGTGGGCTGAAACCAGGAGAGTAAATAATGGGTTGCATGGAAGGTTAGAGGAGATGCTGTGAGAGTTCTCTCTTAACATCCTCTTTTCCTTCACTGAAAGTGTTCCCAAAGCAAAACCTAGTGTTCAACCTGAAAGAAATacttctggaatttttttttcttgctttgatCCTTCATGCAATTTGACTGTGGTTTGACTGCAGCCTGAAAACTATTTGCACAAATCCTCTGCGTTCACAATGTTGTTCCTTGTAACAGCATCACAGCCTTGCGTGG
This window of the Ammospiza nelsoni isolate bAmmNel1 chromosome 3, bAmmNel1.pri, whole genome shotgun sequence genome carries:
- the LOC132071334 gene encoding zona pellucida sperm-binding protein 2-like isoform X1, with protein sequence MEAVGHLLHRIWLFFFLFWLGQGRRMAPPGFVESSCRSRIFWMKLNKLLLQGKFFQLEIYDPYSGPVLLDEQLASRCGYVLSEDVWGNPVFRASVLGCHVANEADELFSLTVNIKVSSFSSMRAAVTYTYPMYCSYASWASREIVCEENYMEVSVKTDVPAVSNDYTVAWMSALPETQNVAYQQWQLMFVSPSGRKRITVSDAVKLGYSFNNSLSRVYLRAPYHSNESDVSVVSGVTMNMITSTSMYRQRWLLLLIDTTVSCPVDGISFTNTTLTWTVPRVIPTLVVQESTFLSKSIVMGVDDQVIVNPEEMNYLLEYNETHIRITIPTGAEGGKLESSISGGVYGVTYCIDLFLEHTWMDADWQTTKYTVIKSITTPFMPQMPTVINNTAPEERLFNVALGHFLPDVSLVAITVGNVPFSLREAQHHGFKIYETPFSNGTKAFILEVSFDDPYVLREYVNRNETKYTLLVNYTLSVGLEMMLYYHSAEVECVIADIVVPEAVGSCDEDNLYLTLPTFGLHQYWDLYLGNKLLNRHLALTNGYLAATNSTHLILQIPLFAGGLIYEEVSFQKIKARFDVALRKVRTMETLQMFSISCSFNSSAFIICHPDGTIMVSAQMKTVPAIDMSKTKLRDSSCKPKEYNEAHAFFKFHVTTCGTSVRFEGDHIIYENEISYEKETLPRQSIPTITRDPDYRLTVLCYYQAKETLVLGAFSRDPATSPPFGSGTMFPRSNTAAYRRVRQALNVVSRVSKDESFMEFYGPSTAILKQPMESVFLEVELQDKSPSVELYLENCWVASSPDFNSNPRWNITVDGQVVLTVQLTHQQSPNFYLYLLFFLSNRCEINGREFAAEFCPVPVSPRVRHPPHFKRLAVRTLAQQLEQVYVHCLVAACSPTNAQPGSTCRGQCISSRERKGFPGHPSDSLQGYVLAGPVWIVAPDRR
- the LOC132071334 gene encoding zona pellucida sperm-binding protein 2-like isoform X2; protein product: MEAVGHLLHRIWLFFFLFWLGQGRRMAPPGFVESSCRSRIFWMKLNKLLLQGKFFQLEIYDPYSGPVLLDEQLASRCGYVLSEDVWGNPVFRASVLGCHVANEADELFSLTVNIKVSSFSSMRAAVTYTYPMYCSYASWASREIVCEENYMEVSVKTDVPAVSNDYTVAWMSALPETQNVAYQQWQLMFVSPSGRKRITVSDAVKLGYSFNNSLSRVYLRAPYHSNESDVSVVSGVTMNMITSTSMYRQRWLLLLIDTTVSCPVDGISFTNTTLTWTVPRVIPTLVVQESTFLSKSIVMGVDDQVIVNPEEMNYLLEYNETHIRITIPTGAEGGKLESSISGGVYGVTYCIDLFLEHTWMDADWQTTKYTVIKSITTPFMPQMPTVINNTAPEERLFNVALGHFLPDVSLVAITVGNVPFSLREAQHHGFKIYETPFSNGTKAFILEVSFDDPYVLREYVNRNETKYTLLVNYTLSVGLEMMLYYHSAEVECVIADIVPEAVGSCDEDNLYLTLPTFGLHQYWDLYLGNKLLNRHLALTNGYLAATNSTHLILQIPLFAGGLIYEEVSFQKIKARFDVALRKVRTMETLQMFSISCSFNSSAFIICHPDGTIMVSAQMKTVPAIDMSKTKLRDSSCKPKEYNEAHAFFKFHVTTCGTSVRFEGDHIIYENEISYEKETLPRQSIPTITRDPDYRLTVLCYYQAKETLVLGAFSRDPATSPPFGSGTMFPRSNTAAYRRVRQALNVVSRVSKDESFMEFYGPSTAILKQPMESVFLEVELQDKSPSVELYLENCWVASSPDFNSNPRWNITVDGQVVLTVQLTHQQSPNFYLYLLFFLSNRCEINGREFAAEFCPVPVSPRVRHPPHFKRLAVRTLAQQLEQVYVHCLVAACSPTNAQPGSTCRGQCISSRERKGFPGHPSDSLQGYVLAGPVWIVAPDRR
- the LOC132071334 gene encoding zona pellucida sperm-binding protein 2-like isoform X3; protein product: MEAVGHLLHRIWLFFFLFWLGQGRRMAPPGFVESSCRSRIFWMKLNKLLLQGKFFQLEIYDPYSGPVLLDEQLASRCGYVLSEDVWGNPVFRASVLGCHVANEADELFSLTVNIKVSSFSSMRAAVTYTYPMYCSYASWASREIVCEENYMEVSVKTDVPAVSNDYTVAWMSALPETQNVAYQQWQLMFVSPSGRKRITVSDAVKLGYSFNNSLSRVYLRAPYHSNESDVSVVSGVTMNMITSTSMYRQRWLLLLIDTTVSCPVDGISFTNTTLTWTVPRVIPTLVVQESTFLSKSIVMGVDDQVIVNPEEMNYLLEYNETHIRITIPTGAEGGKLESSISGGVYGVTYCIDLFLEHTWMDADWQTTKYTVIKSITTPFMPQMPTVINNTAPEERLFNVALGHFLPDVSLVAITVGNVPFSLREAQHHGFKIYETPFSNGTKAFILEVSFDDPYVLREYVNRNETKYTLLVNYTLSVGLEMMLYYHSAEVECVIADIVVPEAVGSCDEDNLYLTLPTFGLHQYWDLYLGNKLLNRHLALTNGYLAATNSTHLILQIPLFAGGLIYEEVSFQKIKARFDVALRKVRTMETLQMFSISCSFNSSAFIICHPDGTIMVSAQMKTVPAIDMSKTKLRDSSCKPKEYNEAHAFFKFHVTTCGTSVRFEGDHIIYENEISYEKETLPRQSIPTITRDPDYRLTVLCYYQAKETLVLGAFSRDPATSPPFGSGTMFPRSNTAAYRRVRQALNVVSRVSKDESFMEFYGPSTAILKQPMESVFLEVELQDKSPSVELYLENCWVASSPDFNSNPRWNITVDGCEINGREFAAEFCPVPVSPRVRHPPHFKRLAVRTLAQQLEQVYVHCLVAACSPTNAQPGSTCRGQCISSRERKGFPGHPSDSLQGYVLAGPVWIVAPDRR
- the TTC32 gene encoding tetratricopeptide repeat protein 32 gives rise to the protein MAGEAAALLAAARAELRARRLSAAEELFSRFIARSPAGASSDLATALNDRGQVRYLRVEFAAAVRDFTAAIECQPGFEVPYYNRGLVRYRLGDFDEALKDFRKVLELNPQFEDAALSLKQAMLDKEEKEKRGY